The following coding sequences lie in one Panicum virgatum strain AP13 chromosome 6N, P.virgatum_v5, whole genome shotgun sequence genomic window:
- the LOC120679821 gene encoding uncharacterized protein LOC120679821: MDPQPFVRLSVGQLGLKLPAGGNAGKAASRLCDCEIRLGGFPVQTAQVPLIHSPEFNLDPFTNAAVFSLDESDLKALAAPGCFRAPRPCLEVAVYLARFGARCGVAWRKRLVGVFRVELASSSPEWREGKPVLLHHGWAGIGKGGEARPELHLRVKMEADPRYIFQFDDEIALSPQVVQLQGSIRQPIFSCKFIRDRRPSQGDPLGGQYWSSSGSEDKDMEVVRRERKGWKVVIHDLSGSAVAAAFMATPFVPAPGGDTVARSNPGAWLIVRAGAAGSSESWQPWGRLEAWRESAAAAVAVASSRDTVRLRLHLLPDGQDDCVLVSEAPLSSDKGGEFCIDMDRQAPAAATAADHCAASLGAGGGFVMSCRVEGEARSSRPLVQLAMRHVTCMEDAAMFVALAAAVDLSVKACRPFQRKPNKKAGSPAPDPLELDI, from the exons ATGGATCCCCAGCCGTTCGTGCGACTCTCTGTCGGCCAGCTCGGCCTCAAGCTCCCCGCCGGCGGAAACGCTGGCAAGGCGGCGTCCCGGCTCTGCGACTGCGAGATCCGCCTCGGCGGGTTCCCGGTGCAGACGGCTCAGGTTCCGCTGATCCACTCGCCGGAGTTCAACCTCGACCCCTTCACCAACGCGGCGGTCTTCTCCCTCGACGAGTCCGACCTCAAGGCGCTGGCGGCGCCGGGGTGCTTCCGGGCCCCGCGGCCGTGCCTCGAGGTCGCCGTGTACCTGGCCCGCTTCGGCGCGCGCTGCGGCGTCGCCTGGCGGAAGCGGCTCGTCGGCGTGTTCAGGGTGGAGCtcgcgtcgtcgtcgccggagtGGCGGGAGGGGAAGCCCGTGCTGCTGCACCATGGCTGGGCCGGCATCGGCAAGGGCGGCGAGGCCAGGCCGGAGCTCCACCTCCGGGTGAAGATGGAGGCGGACCCCCGGTACATCTTCCAGTTCGACGACGAGATCGCGCTCAGCCCCCAGGTCGTCCAGCTCCAGGGCAGCATCCGGCAGCCCATCTTCAGCTGCAAGTTCATCCGCGACCGGCG GCCGTCTCAGGGTGACCCGCTGGGCGGGCAGTACTGGTCGAGCTCCGGCAGCGAGGACAAGGACATGGAGGTGgtgaggagggagaggaagggttGGAAGGTGGTGATCCACGACCTGTCCGGCTCGGCCGTCGCGGCGGCTTTCATGGCCACGCCGTTCGtgccggcgccgggcggcgaCACGGTGGCGCGGTCCAACCCGGGCGCGTGGCTCATcgtgcgcgccggcgccgcggggtCGTCGGAGAGCTGGCAGCCGTGGGGCCGGCTGGAGGCGTGGcgggagtcggcggcggcggcggtggcggtggcgagcAGCAGGGACAcggtgcggctgcggctgcaccTGCTCCCGGACGGGCAGGACGACTGCGTGCTCGTGTCGGAGGCGCCGCTGAGCAGCGACAAGGGCGGCGAGTTCTGCATCGACATGGACCggcaggcgccggcggccgccacggcggcggACCACTGCGCGGCGAgcctgggcgccggcggcgggttcgTGATGAGCTGCAGGGTCGAGGGGGAGGCGAGGAGCAGCAGGCCTCTCGTGCAGCTCGCCATGCGGCACGTCACGTGCATGGAGGACGCCGCCATGTtcgtcgcgctcgccgccgccgtcgacctcaGCGTCAAGGCGTGCCGGCCATTCCAGAGGAAGCCCAACAAGAAGgccggctcgccggcgcccGACCCTCTCGAGCTCGACATTTAG
- the LOC120679090 gene encoding protein FAR1-RELATED SEQUENCE 5-like, with protein sequence MMEPQAVDLEDDSINFWASLGVNPHVDQMPLHNVHIVDHQAQPPPAAAAAQPQSVCRDLFPVEADACLEPRLGMEFESGEAAKTFYIAYAGRVGFSIRIARSRKSKCSESIIMLRFVCSREGFSKEKRSVAAGTKTRKRPASIREGCNAMLEVLRRGNSKWVVTKLVKEHNHEVGLPSRVHYIAIENDAVVDPYLGMEFESLESAKTFYYSYASRTGFEARVRQSRKSQDESLKMLKLVCSRHRYHSGRENNGEDTKRVRALDPSRDGCDALFEIIRKGKDVWTVSKLILEHTHELNPAPASRVHCVRSQGEVLVIANNFADTRNLLLNGQDSQHPREMRYNDLGPEDAQSLFEYLKKRQDEDPSFFYAVQHGKNGQSANIFWADAKARMAYYHFGDAVRFETAYRKNKETIPIVIFLGVNHHVQPVVFGCALLIDESEASFTWLFEKWLEAMHMGPPISLVTEFNRVMATAIAKVLPDTYHIFCEKHILDTVKEGLHGMFPDLEPFINDLRKCIDGSRIEELFESGWNSVIIKHGLGNNELLQSLYDIRQQWAPAYTKKVFYPGNQMPTTCENIEKVVEKYFSSKTELRVAVWQLGEVISSSFDAEVQADYFTMFQMPPLSTASPVEKQGSSIFTSTIFGLFQGQFAESFGYYAERLEDETVHKYRVTRYEGDEETYTVSFNPDQSTVNCSCCLFESCGMLCRHALWIFIIEGVRALPKAYILKRWTKHAKNIITSENYTDLRGDHEDPSTVRYNDLCCDAVKCAKEGSKSSEIYAIAKDALHKALDEVIRSSKNFRGQQNLRSCTMSIKRPIKKFDRAKDSSCKSLKRSTSKSPFMESDDIG encoded by the coding sequence atGATGGAGCCCCAGGCGGTGGACCTCGAGGATGACAGCATCAACTTCTGGGCTTCCCTCGGCGTCAACCCCCATGTCGACCAGATGCCGCTGCACAACGTCCACATCGTCGACCACCAGGCtcagccaccgccggccgcggcagcgGCACAGCCACAGTCCGTCTGCAGGGACCTCTTCCCAGTTGAGGCCGACGCTTGCCTGGAACCTCGGTTGGGGATGGAGTTTgagtctggcgaggctgccaaAACCTTCTACATTGCTTACGCCGGCCGTGTTGGGTTCTCCATCCGCATTGCCCGGTCGCGCAAGTCCAAGTGCAGTGAGTCCATTATCATGCTACGATTCGTGTGCTCGAGGGAAGGGTTCAGCAAGGAGAAACGCTCCGTCGCAGCTGGGACGAAGACGAGGAAGCGGCCCGCCTCCATTAGGGAGGGCTGCAATGCCATGCTCGAGGTGCTCCGCAGAGGCAATAGCAAGTGGGTTGTTACCAAACTTGTCAAGGAGCACAATCATGAGGTTGGGCTGCCCAGCAGAGTGCATTATATTGCCATCGAGAATGATGCTGTGGTTGACCCTTACCTTGGTATGGAGTTCGAGTCCCTTGAGTCTGCCAAGACATTCTACTACTCATATGCCAGCCGTACTGGGTTTGAAGCTCGTGTGCGTCAGTCCCGCAAGTCGCAAGATGAGTCACTCAAGATGCTGAAGCTCGTGTGCTCAAGGCATCGGTACCATTCAGGCCGGGAGAACAATGGAGAGGATACCAAGAGAGTGCGTGCGTTGGACCCCTCTAGGGATGGCTGTGATGCATTGTTTGAGATAATTCGGAAGGGCAAAGATGTATGGACGGTCTCCAAACTCATCCTAGAGCATACTCATGAGCTGAACCCAGCACCAGCAAGCAGAGTTCACTGTGTTCGATCTCAAGGTGAGGTACTTGTCATTGCAAATAATTTTGCCGACACGCGCAATCTCCTTCTGAATGGCCAAGATTCTCAACATCCTAGAGAGATGCGGTATAATGATTTAGGGCCAGAGGATGCTCAAAGCCTATTTGAATATCTTAAGAAGAGACAAGATGAGGACCCTTCATTTTTCTATGCTGTGCAGCACGGAAAGAATGGGCAGTCAGCGAATATCTTCTGGGCTGATGCTAAAGCTAGGATGGCTTACTACCATTTCGGTGATGCTGTTAGGTTTGAGACAGCATACCGGAAAAACAAGGAGACTATCCCCATCGTCATATTCTTAGGTGTCAATCATCATGTACAGCCTGTTGTTTTTGGCTGTGCACTACTTATTGATGAGTCTGAGGCATCATTTACATGGTTATTTGAAAAATGGCTTGAAGCAATGCACATGGGGCCACCTATTTCTTTGGTAACAGAGTTCAACCGGGTTATGGCAACTGCTATTGCCAAGGTATTACCTGATACCTACCATATTTTCTGTGAAAAGCATATCTTAGACACCGTGAAGGAGGGGCTACATGGTATGTTTCCAGATCTAGAGCCTTTCATAAATGATCTGAGGAAGTGCATTGATGGATCCAGAATAGAAGAATTGTTTGAATCAGGTTGGAACTCGGTCATCATAAAGCATGGACTTGGCAATAATGAGCTTTTACAATCCCTCTATGATATTCGCCAACAATGGGCTCCTGCATACACAAAGAAAGTATTTTATCCTGGAAACCAGATGCCAACAACCTGTGAAAATATTGAGAAGGTTGTTGAGAAGTACTTTTCTTCCAAGACTGAATTGCGGGTGGCGGTTTGGCAACTTGGAGAAGTTATTTCCAGTTCATTTGATGCTGAAGTTCAGGCAGATTATTTTACAATGTTCCAAATGCCACCGTTGAGTACCGCCTCACCAGTAGAAAAACAAGGGAGTTCAATATTCACTAGCACCATATTTGGCTTATTTCAGGGGCAATTTGCTGAGTCTTTTGGGTACTATGCCGAGAGACTCGAGGATGAGACAGTACACAAGTATCGTGTCACAAGATATGAGGGTGATGAGGAGACATACACTGTATCTTTCAATCCAGATCAAAGTACCGTGAATTGTAGCTGCTGCCTGTTTGAGAGCTGTGGCATGTTGTGCCGGCATGCTCTCTGGATTTTCATTATCGAAGGAGTACGTGCCCTTCCAAAAGCATATATCCTGAAACGTTGGACAAAACATGCAAAAAACATAATCACTTCTGAAAATTACACTGATCTGAGGGGAGACCATGAGGATCCTTCAACTGTAAGGTACAATGATCTCTGCTGTGATGCAGTGAAATGTGCAAAAGAAGGTTCAAAATCCTCTGAAATCTATGCGATTGCTAAAGATGCACTGCACAAGGCTCTTGATGAGGTAATACGGTCGTCAAAGAACTTTAGAGGGCAGCAAAATTTGCGAAGCTGTACAATGTCAATAAAAAGGCCAATCAAGAAGTTTGATAGGGCCAAAGATTCATCCTGTAAAAGCTTAAAGAGGTCAACATCTAAAAGTCCCTTCATGGAGAGTGATGATATTGGATGA